From the genome of Candidatus Promineifilum breve, one region includes:
- a CDS encoding DUF2062 domain-containing protein, giving the protein MNSTQLKQMVTRRVAQAKEQARTMRRELTESDLPAGTLALAFAFGTLISTIPVPLLDMALAAFVMRRLGGRLPRAPFFGGMAVANNLVMAPLYASTPKVGGLALGWVGTHTPLVAPEAFLARILVGYLLIAAGLALGSFVLAQTGFRGYRFTQRQRFAN; this is encoded by the coding sequence ATGAACAGCACACAACTGAAGCAAATGGTGACCCGGCGCGTGGCCCAGGCCAAAGAGCAGGCCCGCACGATGCGGCGCGAACTGACCGAATCCGACCTGCCGGCGGGCACGCTGGCCCTGGCCTTCGCCTTCGGCACGCTCATCAGCACCATCCCCGTGCCGCTGCTCGATATGGCCCTGGCCGCGTTCGTCATGCGTCGCCTGGGCGGCCGTCTGCCGCGCGCGCCGTTCTTCGGCGGCATGGCCGTGGCCAACAATCTGGTGATGGCCCCGCTCTACGCCTCCACGCCCAAAGTCGGCGGGCTGGCCCTGGGCTGGGTGGGGACGCACACGCCGCTGGTCGCGCCCGAGGCGTTCCTGGCGCGTATTCTGGTGGGCTATCTGCTGATTGCCGCCGGGCTGGCGTTGGGCAGCTTCGTCCTGGCCCAGACGGGGTTTCGTGGGTATCGGTTCACGCAGCGGCAGCGGTTTGCCAATTAA
- a CDS encoding M23 family metallopeptidase — translation MRIRIDAMTLVGAALLLLFAANIVRGWAGEGTPELAPKNELGTPVANMTPLPGDVPAITPPPGGPESDPAYHLEIAVPYDNYFLTQGVHGQSYGHLAIDIAAGNGATIKSIINGIVTSTGYDQWGNTYIQIENDNFIVLYLHGRYSLVVGDKVRAGQPIGTESNIGYTLDWAGNLCAGRDCGYHTHLNVFDKRVGGNIDPLSLIPGSYP, via the coding sequence ATGCGAATTCGGATCGATGCGATGACATTGGTAGGCGCGGCGTTGTTGCTGCTGTTCGCGGCCAACATCGTGCGCGGCTGGGCGGGCGAGGGCACGCCGGAACTGGCCCCCAAGAACGAATTGGGCACGCCGGTGGCGAATATGACCCCCTTGCCGGGCGATGTGCCGGCCATCACGCCCCCGCCCGGCGGCCCGGAGAGCGACCCGGCCTATCATCTGGAGATCGCCGTGCCCTATGACAACTACTTCCTGACCCAGGGCGTCCACGGTCAATCCTACGGCCATCTGGCGATCGACATCGCCGCCGGCAACGGGGCGACGATCAAGTCGATCATCAACGGCATTGTGACCAGCACCGGCTATGACCAGTGGGGCAACACCTACATCCAGATCGAGAACGACAACTTCATCGTGCTCTATCTGCACGGCCGCTACTCATTGGTGGTGGGCGACAAGGTACGCGCCGGGCAGCCCATCGGCACGGAGAGCAATATCGGCTACACGCTGGACTGGGCCGGCAACCTGTGCGCCGGGCGGGATTGCGGCTATCACACGCATTTGAATGTGTTTGACAAGCGGGTGGGGGGCAATATCGACCCGCTATCCCTCATCCCGGGTAGCTATCCATAA
- a CDS encoding response regulator → MSNPIRILICDDHAVVREGLRALISTETDMEVVAEAADGEQAIAAYRAVVPDVALVDMVMPRVDGLETIRTIKGEFAQARILVLTSFAEDDMVFPAIKAGALGYLLKDSSPEELLRAIRDVNRGEASLHPSIARRLIQELSQPTTLPPTPEPLTEREVEVLKLVARGYSNEDIADALVVSERTARGHVSSILSKLHLANRTQAALYALREGLATLNDDGDAD, encoded by the coding sequence ATGAGTAACCCCATTCGCATTTTAATCTGTGACGACCACGCCGTGGTGCGCGAAGGGCTGCGCGCCCTGATCAGCACTGAAACAGACATGGAAGTCGTGGCCGAGGCGGCCGACGGCGAGCAGGCCATCGCCGCCTATCGCGCCGTCGTGCCCGACGTGGCCCTGGTCGATATGGTGATGCCGCGCGTCGATGGTCTGGAGACGATTCGCACCATCAAGGGCGAATTTGCCCAGGCGCGCATCCTGGTGTTGACCTCCTTCGCCGAGGACGACATGGTCTTTCCGGCCATCAAGGCCGGCGCGTTGGGCTATTTGCTGAAGGATTCCTCGCCGGAGGAGCTGCTGCGGGCCATCCGCGACGTCAATCGCGGCGAGGCCTCGCTCCACCCCAGCATCGCCCGGCGGCTGATCCAGGAGCTGAGCCAGCCGACGACCCTGCCGCCCACGCCCGAACCATTGACCGAGCGCGAGGTGGAGGTGCTCAAGCTGGTGGCCCGCGGCTACTCCAACGAGGACATCGCCGACGCGCTGGTGGTCAGCGAACGCACCGCCCGCGGCCACGTCAGCAGCATCCTCAGCAAGCTGCATCTGGCCAATCGCACCCAGGCCGCGCTCTACGCCCTGCGCGAGGGGCTGGCGACGCTCAACGACGACGGCGACGCCGACTAG
- a CDS encoding PAS domain-containing sensor histidine kinase, whose protein sequence is MTNPPDPFASGTFFAHIFHASPVAMIVTTPDDDRYVDVNDAYAALVGIPRLALRGQRNVHLLQPEGATATGARQLVEEPLCLRAADGRLHDVVASTQFEEWDGRPYRITLVQDLTDYNRTGAALRSSEARFRLFFDSIPLPIFVFDLETWRILDVNPIAVELYGYSRDELLTMTMLDIRPPETVASYIATIRALPADSRFVDVWRHRKKDGGLMDMELISYAFDLDGRAVRLHILRDVSEKLALQEALRRNQERLKIVADVTTDVIWEYDMARGAVDTVGLFELFGYAGDSSRPWEWWFEQVHPDERDAVEKATRDALAGDRTIFSTQYRFLHAAGHYIYVYNRIHIVRDADGVARRMIGVTIDVSRQVAMQEAATLAKLEERRRLARDLHDAVTQSLYSLSLMAEVARRHATAGDNRAANEYVGRLGELALQSLKEMRLLVYELRPSALEQEGLTGALQIRLDAVELRSGIQARLMDELRHPLPPDIQREFFLIAEEALNNALKHAAASSVWVRLGSDAHSARLEISDDGQGFDPAAARSSGGLGLISMRERIEKLGGQFSLTTAPGQGTTICVGLEYGRGDNE, encoded by the coding sequence TTGACGAACCCACCCGATCCGTTCGCCTCCGGCACCTTTTTCGCCCACATCTTCCACGCCTCCCCGGTGGCGATGATTGTCACCACGCCGGATGATGATCGTTATGTCGATGTAAATGACGCCTACGCCGCGCTGGTCGGCATCCCCCGCCTGGCGTTGCGCGGGCAGCGCAACGTCCACCTGCTCCAGCCGGAAGGGGCCACGGCGACCGGCGCCCGGCAACTGGTCGAGGAACCGCTGTGCCTGCGCGCCGCCGATGGCCGGCTCCACGACGTGGTCGCCTCCACCCAATTCGAGGAATGGGACGGCCGCCCCTATCGCATCACCCTGGTGCAGGACCTGACCGACTACAATCGCACCGGGGCCGCCCTGCGCTCTTCCGAGGCCCGCTTTCGCCTCTTCTTCGACAGCATCCCCTTGCCGATTTTCGTCTTCGACCTGGAGACGTGGCGCATCCTCGACGTCAACCCCATCGCCGTCGAACTCTACGGCTACAGCCGCGATGAACTGTTGACGATGACCATGCTCGACATTCGCCCGCCGGAGACGGTGGCGAGCTACATCGCCACGATTCGCGCCCTGCCGGCCGATAGCCGCTTTGTAGACGTGTGGCGCCACCGCAAAAAGGACGGCGGGTTGATGGACATGGAACTCATCAGCTACGCCTTCGATCTGGACGGCCGCGCCGTGCGCCTCCACATCCTGCGCGACGTGAGCGAGAAGCTGGCCCTGCAGGAAGCGCTGCGCCGGAACCAGGAGCGGCTCAAAATCGTCGCCGACGTGACCACCGACGTGATCTGGGAGTACGACATGGCCCGGGGCGCGGTGGACACGGTGGGGCTGTTCGAGCTGTTCGGCTATGCCGGCGATTCGTCGCGCCCCTGGGAGTGGTGGTTCGAGCAGGTTCATCCCGACGAGCGCGACGCGGTGGAGAAAGCCACCCGGGATGCGCTGGCCGGCGACCGCACCATTTTCAGCACCCAATACCGGTTCCTCCACGCTGCCGGCCACTACATCTACGTCTACAACCGCATCCACATCGTGCGCGACGCGGACGGCGTGGCCCGGCGCATGATCGGCGTCACCATCGACGTGAGCCGTCAGGTGGCCATGCAGGAAGCGGCCACCCTGGCTAAGCTGGAGGAGCGCCGCCGCCTGGCCCGCGACCTCCACGACGCCGTGACCCAATCGCTCTATAGCCTGTCGCTGATGGCCGAGGTCGCCCGCCGCCACGCCACGGCCGGCGACAACCGGGCGGCCAATGAGTACGTCGGCCGCCTGGGCGAGTTGGCGCTGCAATCGCTGAAGGAGATGCGGCTGCTGGTCTACGAGTTGCGCCCCTCGGCCCTGGAGCAGGAGGGGCTGACCGGGGCGCTGCAAATCCGCCTGGACGCGGTGGAGCTACGCTCCGGCATCCAGGCCCGCCTGATGGACGAATTGCGCCACCCCTTGCCGCCGGACATACAGAGAGAATTTTTCCTCATCGCCGAGGAGGCGCTCAATAACGCCCTCAAACACGCGGCGGCTTCGTCGGTGTGGGTGCGTCTGGGTTCCGATGCCCATTCGGCCCGGCTGGAGATCAGCGACGACGGCCAGGGCTTCGACCCGGCCGCGGCCCGCTCGTCCGGTGGGCTGGGGCTGATCAGTATGCGCGAGCGAATCGAGAAGTTGGGCGGGCAGTTCAGCCTGACCACGGCCCCCGGCCAGGGAACAACCATCTGCGTCGGGCTGGAATATGGACGAGGAGACAATGAGTAA
- a CDS encoding VOC family protein gives MKKLQTQGVHHITLIGADRQTSIDFWEGVLGMPFVFEQPNLDVPDDNHLYFDPGDGRLITVFTREDRKPRDRPTPEVIGAVHHIAFTVSRAVYTQIRERLDERGISHSGEVDRGFMYSFYFRDPLGFLIELANYKFEPPAGSSHAEVLLEAHLLRTARGDHHISDVHVADAIEVLTERGTRSLSADRGPRDPYGKEK, from the coding sequence ATGAAAAAATTGCAAACGCAGGGCGTCCACCACATCACCCTGATCGGCGCCGACCGGCAGACGTCGATTGATTTCTGGGAAGGGGTGCTGGGGATGCCGTTCGTCTTTGAGCAGCCCAATCTGGATGTGCCGGATGACAATCACCTTTACTTCGACCCCGGCGACGGCCGCCTGATCACCGTTTTCACCCGTGAGGATCGCAAGCCGCGCGATCGGCCGACGCCGGAGGTCATCGGCGCGGTACACCACATCGCCTTCACCGTGTCGCGGGCGGTCTATACCCAGATTCGGGAGCGGCTGGACGAGCGCGGCATCAGCCACAGCGGCGAGGTCGACCGGGGCTTTATGTACTCGTTCTACTTCCGCGATCCGTTGGGCTTTCTCATCGAGCTGGCGAACTACAAGTTCGAGCCGCCGGCGGGATCGAGCCATGCCGAGGTGCTGCTGGAGGCCCACCTGTTGCGCACGGCGCGGGGCGATCACCACATCAGCGATGTCCACGTGGCCGATGCGATCGAGGTCTTGACGGAACGGGGAACGCGCTCGCTGTCGGCCGACCGCGGGCCGCGCGATCCTTATGGCAAAGAAAAATGA
- a CDS encoding sensor histidine kinase — translation MQTGVLTPDTLFFRVFHDSPVGMVITTVTEGRYVEVNAAYARLLGYTVAELNDQSLALMGLEHEEERNMVLEVLRRVGKLGNVPLTLRTRAEEPRTCIASVQVEEIDGQPYLLFIVQDITEQEQAQAALRSSEQRFRLFFQSVPLPLLVIDDAGGAILDVNAAACLTYGYERDEFLTLKWADLPAASAKPVPPRPGGNGQAPTQPAAGQPTATRHRLKDGGIIDVDLLTYSFLLDDRPATLTIVEDVTEQRANETNLRHSEERLRIIAEVATDAIWERDMATDEVIWSSGLASMFGYTNSADENHNDWWINHVHPDDRPAINAAVEAALASDAAHWAGEYRFRRADGRYANVLDRAFIIRDSDGRPVRFIGAMVDITEQFHLAEAAAQAALEERQRLARDLHDSVSQSLYSISLMAEAARRRADSDDQALVPEFIHRLGELSQQALRQLRLLVYELRPGVLAQEGLAGALRHRLEAVERRAGLQARLIDESTARVPLPLKGKVFHVAQEVLNHSLKFAAAHAVLVNLRTTEAEIHMQFRDDGTSDDRHTPEAQDSLEVIRRHVAELGGELTPATTANGAVLSIRIPMTGESAADPS, via the coding sequence ATGCAAACCGGCGTACTGACTCCCGATACCTTATTCTTCCGCGTCTTCCACGACAGCCCGGTGGGCATGGTCATCACGACCGTCACCGAAGGGCGCTACGTCGAGGTCAATGCCGCCTATGCCCGCCTCCTGGGTTACACCGTGGCCGAGCTAAACGATCAGTCGCTGGCCCTCATGGGGCTGGAACACGAGGAAGAGCGCAACATGGTGCTGGAGGTCTTGCGCCGCGTGGGCAAGCTGGGCAACGTGCCCCTGACGCTGCGCACCCGCGCCGAGGAGCCGCGCACCTGCATCGCCTCGGTCCAGGTGGAAGAGATCGACGGCCAACCTTATTTGCTCTTCATCGTCCAGGACATCACCGAACAGGAACAGGCACAGGCCGCCTTGCGTTCGTCGGAACAGCGCTTTCGTCTCTTTTTCCAAAGCGTGCCCCTGCCCCTGCTGGTCATCGACGACGCCGGCGGGGCCATCCTCGACGTCAACGCCGCCGCCTGCCTGACCTATGGCTACGAGCGCGACGAGTTTCTGACTCTGAAATGGGCCGATTTGCCGGCGGCGAGCGCCAAGCCCGTCCCGCCGCGCCCCGGCGGCAACGGCCAGGCCCCCACCCAGCCGGCCGCCGGTCAGCCGACCGCCACCCGCCACCGGCTGAAAGACGGCGGCATCATCGACGTCGATCTGCTGACCTACTCCTTCCTGCTCGACGACCGGCCGGCCACGCTGACCATCGTCGAGGACGTGACCGAGCAGCGGGCCAACGAGACGAACCTGCGCCACAGCGAGGAGCGACTGCGCATCATCGCCGAGGTCGCCACCGATGCCATCTGGGAGCGGGACATGGCGACCGATGAGGTCATCTGGAGTTCCGGTCTGGCGTCGATGTTCGGCTACACCAACAGCGCCGACGAGAACCACAACGACTGGTGGATCAACCACGTCCATCCCGACGACCGGCCGGCCATCAACGCGGCGGTCGAGGCCGCCCTCGCTTCCGACGCGGCCCATTGGGCGGGCGAGTATCGCTTTCGGCGGGCCGACGGCCGCTATGCCAACGTCCTCGACCGCGCCTTCATCATCCGCGACAGCGACGGCCGGCCGGTGCGCTTCATCGGGGCCATGGTCGACATCACCGAGCAGTTCCATCTGGCCGAGGCCGCGGCCCAGGCGGCGCTGGAGGAGCGGCAACGGCTGGCCCGCGACCTCCACGACTCCGTGTCCCAATCCCTCTACAGCATCAGTCTCATGGCCGAAGCCGCCCGCCGCCGGGCCGACTCCGACGACCAGGCGCTGGTGCCGGAGTTCATCCACCGCCTCGGCGAGCTATCGCAACAGGCGCTGCGCCAATTGCGGCTGCTGGTCTATGAATTACGGCCGGGGGTGCTGGCCCAGGAAGGGCTGGCCGGCGCGCTCCGCCACCGGTTGGAGGCCGTGGAGCGCCGCGCCGGACTACAGGCGCGCCTCATCGACGAGAGCACCGCCCGCGTGCCGCTGCCGCTGAAGGGCAAGGTCTTCCACGTGGCCCAGGAAGTGTTGAACCACTCGCTGAAATTCGCCGCGGCCCACGCCGTCCTGGTCAATCTGCGGACGACCGAGGCCGAGATCCACATGCAATTCCGCGACGACGGCACGAGCGACGACCGCCACACACCCGAGGCCCAGGACAGTCTGGAGGTGATCCGCCGCCACGTGGCCGAACTCGGCGGCGAGCTGACGCCGGCGACCACGGCCAACGGGGCCGTGCTGAGCATCCGCATCCCCATGACCGGGGAATCGGCCGCCGACCCATCCTGA
- a CDS encoding alpha/beta hydrolase translates to MNDVSHGTTIQAAGAPLAEAKGALILLHGRGATAASILDLAHYLAQPGLAFLAPQAAGNTWYPYSFLAPLGDNEPYLSAALRAVAETAARAAAAGIPERRLFFGGFSQGACLAAEYMARHARRYGGLLLFSGGLIGPPGTPRDYGGGFDGMPVFLGCSDVDPHIPLARVEETAAVLGGLGARVDQRIYPRLGHTINEDEIAAAAQLLAGALGSGAAPSGGDVLAE, encoded by the coding sequence ATGAACGACGTTTCGCACGGGACTACCATACAGGCGGCCGGCGCGCCACTGGCCGAGGCCAAGGGCGCGCTCATCCTGCTGCACGGCCGCGGGGCCACGGCGGCGAGCATCCTCGACCTGGCCCATTATCTGGCCCAACCGGGGCTGGCCTTTCTGGCCCCCCAGGCGGCGGGCAACACGTGGTATCCCTACAGCTTTCTGGCCCCGCTGGGCGACAACGAGCCGTACCTGTCGGCGGCGCTGCGGGCCGTGGCTGAGACGGCGGCGCGGGCGGCGGCGGCGGGCATCCCCGAACGGCGGCTGTTCTTCGGCGGCTTTTCGCAGGGGGCCTGTCTGGCGGCCGAGTACATGGCCCGCCACGCCCGGCGCTATGGCGGCCTGCTGCTGTTCAGCGGTGGGCTAATCGGCCCGCCGGGCACGCCGCGCGACTACGGCGGCGGGTTCGATGGGATGCCGGTCTTCCTGGGGTGCAGCGACGTGGATCCCCACATCCCCCTGGCGCGGGTGGAGGAGACGGCGGCGGTGCTGGGCGGTCTGGGGGCGCGGGTCGATCAACGCATCTATCCGCGGCTGGGGCACACGATCAATGAGGATGAAATCGCGGCGGCGGCGCAACTACTGGCCGGGGCGCTGGGAAGCGGGGCCGCGCCGTCAGGTGGTGACGTGCTCGCGGAGTAG
- a CDS encoding sulfatase-like hydrolase/transferase: MLASVCLALLLILGVGLLLYAGSGRAAAQTNRPNIVIITSDDQDVDSLPVMRHMLSYPRGSWVNFSNAFSGNSVCTPSRATLLTGQYSHTNGVLGNNWGAEFNDYNALPVWLHDAGYRTAVIGKYLHEHMENPPGWDQFAIIEGSVDTHTAMGVDFINQDDGPFFLWLAYRQPHVPASPPDRYLNTEVYVAPDRPNFNEADVSDKSAHIRSRPLIGAAHIAEMRAERIRSQRSLLAIDDGIKTIIDTLYAAGDLDNTLIIFQADNGFQWGAHRDYNKLCPYEECSRVALFIRYPGNSGNRTETHYVSDVDLASTILDYVDVAPGLPQDGDSLIPLIANPSAPWSDAVLIERPPGRVGYYAIRVPNWTYIEYHTGEKELYDMVADPYQLENKAGRPAYAAIQNQLKDELAALKEGDDPPPGTATPTPTPTATATATPSPTPTPTATPPVGAAFETIYISSSGTVTIGATTYADEDILAYDADTAAWSQLFDGSDIGLGPVDLDAFQWRENGTLLLSLDAPLTLAGAGAVDDSDVLLFTPTSLGPTTAGSFALYIDGSDVGLTTAAEDIDAIALPGNGDLLLSVGGNASVNGLTARDEDLLRLSPSQTGETTLGSWTLYFDGSDVGLSRSIEDVTGVYVDQATGRLYLTTLGNFDVPGLSGRRGDVFTCDPTALGATTQCTFGSAPVWRSSEAAGSYIPIDGLDVD, encoded by the coding sequence ATGTTAGCATCCGTCTGTCTTGCCCTTCTCCTCATCCTCGGCGTAGGTCTGTTGCTCTATGCCGGGTCGGGCCGGGCCGCGGCCCAGACCAACCGCCCCAATATCGTCATCATCACCTCCGACGACCAGGACGTCGACTCCCTGCCGGTGATGCGCCATATGCTGAGCTACCCGCGCGGGTCGTGGGTCAATTTCAGCAACGCCTTCTCCGGCAATAGCGTCTGCACCCCGTCGCGGGCCACCCTGCTGACCGGCCAGTATTCCCATACCAACGGCGTCCTGGGCAATAACTGGGGGGCGGAGTTCAACGACTACAACGCCCTGCCCGTCTGGCTCCACGATGCCGGCTACCGCACAGCGGTCATCGGCAAATATTTGCACGAACACATGGAAAACCCGCCCGGCTGGGACCAGTTCGCCATTATCGAGGGGTCAGTGGACACCCACACCGCGATGGGCGTGGACTTTATCAACCAGGACGACGGGCCGTTCTTCCTGTGGCTGGCCTATCGGCAACCCCACGTTCCGGCCAGCCCGCCCGACCGCTATCTGAACACCGAGGTCTACGTGGCCCCCGACCGGCCCAATTTCAACGAGGCCGACGTCTCCGACAAATCGGCCCACATTCGCAGCCGGCCGCTCATCGGCGCCGCCCACATCGCCGAGATGCGCGCCGAACGCATCCGTTCCCAGCGCTCCCTGCTGGCTATCGATGACGGCATCAAAACTATCATCGATACCCTGTATGCCGCCGGCGATCTGGATAACACGTTGATCATCTTCCAGGCCGACAACGGCTTCCAATGGGGCGCGCACCGCGACTACAACAAGCTCTGCCCCTATGAGGAGTGCAGCCGCGTGGCCCTGTTCATCCGCTACCCCGGCAACAGCGGCAACCGCACCGAAACCCATTATGTGTCTGACGTCGATCTGGCCTCGACCATCCTCGATTACGTCGACGTGGCCCCCGGCCTGCCCCAGGACGGCGACAGCCTCATCCCGCTCATCGCCAACCCGTCGGCGCCGTGGAGCGACGCCGTGCTCATCGAACGGCCGCCGGGTCGCGTGGGCTACTACGCCATTCGCGTGCCGAACTGGACCTACATCGAATACCACACCGGCGAGAAAGAACTCTATGACATGGTCGCCGACCCGTACCAACTGGAAAACAAGGCCGGCCGCCCCGCCTATGCCGCCATCCAGAACCAGTTGAAAGACGAGTTGGCGGCGCTGAAGGAAGGCGACGATCCGCCGCCGGGGACGGCCACGCCGACGCCCACCCCCACGGCCACCGCGACGGCCACCCCATCGCCCACGCCGACACCCACCGCCACCCCGCCCGTCGGCGCGGCCTTCGAGACGATCTACATCAGTTCGTCGGGCACCGTCACCATCGGCGCCACGACCTACGCCGACGAAGACATCCTGGCCTACGACGCGGACACGGCCGCCTGGTCGCAACTGTTCGACGGCTCCGACATCGGTCTCGGCCCGGTCGACTTGGACGCCTTCCAATGGCGCGAGAACGGCACGCTGCTGCTGAGCCTCGACGCGCCGCTGACGCTGGCCGGGGCAGGCGCGGTCGATGATTCCGACGTGCTGCTCTTCACGCCCACCAGCCTCGGCCCCACCACGGCCGGCAGCTTCGCCCTCTACATCGACGGCTCCGACGTGGGGCTGACGACGGCCGCCGAAGATATTGACGCCATCGCCCTGCCGGGCAACGGCGACCTGCTGCTCAGCGTCGGCGGCAACGCATCCGTCAACGGCCTGACGGCGCGGGATGAAGATTTGCTGCGCCTGTCCCCCTCGCAGACCGGCGAGACCACGCTGGGGTCATGGACGCTCTATTTCGACGGCTCCGACGTGGGTCTGAGCCGCTCAATCGAGGACGTGACCGGCGTCTACGTCGATCAGGCGACGGGCCGGCTCTATCTGACCACCCTGGGCAATTTCGACGTGCCCGGCCTCAGCGGCCGGCGCGGCGACGTGTTCACCTGCGACCCGACGGCGCTGGGGGCCACGACGCAATGCACCTTCGGCTCGGCCCCCGTCTGGCGCAGCAGCGAGGCCGCGGGCAGCTATATCCCGATTGATGGCTTGGACGTGGATTAG
- a CDS encoding LLM class F420-dependent oxidoreductase — MKIGLQLPWFNWPGGDAVIGPRLAEIGRAADEAGFASIWVMDHFYQMEMAGGPDEPMLEGYSALSYLAAVTTRPRLGTLVTGVIYRHPGLLIKAATTLDVLSGGRAYLGLGAGWYEREARGLGFPFPPTKERFAMLEEMLQLAHHMWAGRREPFTSAHYQLAEPIVNPMPLSRPHPPIMIGGMGERKTLRLVAQYADACNLFARAGVDTLRQKLDVLRAHCDDLGRDYDAIEKTTLDSVNLAPGAQTAADVIAKCRELAALGVSHAIFNMPNAQDIAPLETFGREIIPAVAEF; from the coding sequence ATGAAGATAGGCTTACAACTCCCCTGGTTCAACTGGCCCGGCGGCGACGCGGTTATCGGCCCCCGGCTGGCCGAGATCGGCCGCGCCGCCGACGAGGCCGGCTTCGCCAGCATCTGGGTCATGGATCACTTCTACCAGATGGAAATGGCCGGCGGGCCGGACGAGCCGATGCTGGAGGGGTATAGCGCCCTCAGCTATCTAGCCGCGGTCACTACCCGGCCGCGGCTGGGCACGCTGGTCACCGGCGTCATCTACCGCCACCCCGGCTTGCTGATCAAGGCCGCGACCACCCTCGACGTATTGTCCGGCGGCCGGGCCTACCTCGGTCTGGGCGCGGGCTGGTATGAGCGCGAGGCGCGCGGCCTGGGCTTTCCCTTCCCGCCCACCAAAGAGCGCTTCGCCATGCTGGAGGAGATGCTACAACTGGCCCACCACATGTGGGCCGGGCGGCGCGAGCCGTTCACCTCGGCCCACTACCAGTTGGCCGAGCCAATCGTCAACCCCATGCCCCTCAGCCGGCCCCACCCGCCGATTATGATCGGCGGCATGGGCGAGCGCAAGACGCTGCGGCTGGTGGCCCAATACGCCGACGCCTGCAACCTGTTCGCCCGCGCCGGCGTCGACACGCTGCGGCAGAAGCTCGACGTGCTGCGCGCCCATTGCGACGACCTGGGCCGCGACTACGACGCCATCGAAAAGACGACCCTCGACTCGGTTAACCTGGCCCCCGGCGCTCAGACGGCGGCCGACGTCATCGCCAAATGCCGCGAGCTGGCCGCGCTGGGCGTCAGCCACGCCATCTTCAACATGCCCAATGCCCAGGACATCGCCCCGCTGGAGACGTTCGGCCGGGAGATCATCCCCGCCGTCGCCGAGTTCTAA
- a CDS encoding response regulator transcription factor translates to MTSGKDSTVALLATSSDTLAAGMSALLLSIPPIRQVEMREDLGTLVAQLDGQNPALIVIDSVLIDLTSSGQIDALRQRAPHSLLVYLTEDMSEFRRLETATADTVVMKGTDPAQLAQRLEQLLREHVTT, encoded by the coding sequence ATGACAAGCGGAAAAGATAGCACGGTCGCGCTGTTAGCCACCAGTTCAGATACCCTGGCCGCCGGGATGTCGGCGCTGCTGCTCTCTATCCCGCCCATTCGCCAGGTGGAGATGCGCGAAGATCTAGGGACATTGGTGGCCCAACTGGATGGGCAGAACCCGGCCCTGATCGTCATCGATTCCGTGCTCATCGACCTGACCTCCAGCGGGCAGATCGACGCCCTCCGCCAACGCGCCCCCCATTCGCTGCTGGTCTATCTGACCGAAGACATGAGCGAATTTCGGCGCCTGGAGACGGCCACGGCCGATACGGTGGTAATGAAGGGCACCGACCCGGCGCAACTGGCCCAGCGGTTGGAGCAGCTACTCCGCGAGCACGTCACCACCTGA